A window of Apium graveolens cultivar Ventura chromosome 8, ASM990537v1, whole genome shotgun sequence contains these coding sequences:
- the LOC141676871 gene encoding histone-lysine N-methyltransferase, H3 lysine-9 specific SUVH4-like, whose translation MDLSDGNLYERRSSSRIRKLNSDRTLSGCKVSKYVEEPEIKSKRNVKRKRADKPKVSFKKEEDKQVKSQSDCVGEVEIKEAAPDAATDTVVNRNDVEGRSAHAVVRAAIRSFYTHYLHFVQEEEKRCGKVEADIESVKDDSKTKKIVKKGDSPKENSKRSSKRPDSKALVKKTVTKGDAQKENSKHSSRRPDLKALTKMLETGSALRPNRIGSIPGIDVGHQFFSRAEMVAAGFHNHWLNGIDYIEDLSRYTLPITVAIVISGQYEDDLDNCEDVIYTGQGGNNLLGNKQQIGDQKLERGNLGLKNSLDQKVPVRVIRGHESKISYVGKVYTYDGLYEVVNYWAETGISGFTVYKFRLKRLEGQPSLTTAQVQFTRGQIPNSISEIRGLVCEDISGGQEIIPIRATNVVDDPPVAPTGFTYCTKIEVPKSVKLPTQVPGCACRGNCVNSRNCICATLNGTDFAYVNRDGGRIIEPKAVVFECGPNCGCGPECVNRTSQRGLRYRLEVFRTAKKGWAVRSWDFIPSGAPVIEYIGKLRKTSDVDIDPENNYLFDIDCLQTMKGLDGREKRVGDVPLPSYMVSDDDMDNGPEYCLDAGNSGNVARFINHSCQPNLFVQCVLNTHHDAKLARVVLFASDNIPPLKELSYDYGYALDSVLGPDGEIKKLECFCGAADCRKRMF comes from the exons ATGGATCTCAGTGATGGCAATCTATACGAGAGGAGAAGCAGCTCACGGATTCGAAAGCTGAACAGCGACAGAACTCTATCAGGATGTAAAGTGAGCAAGTATGTAGAAGAGCCTGAGATTAAATCCAAGCGAAATGTGAAGAGAAAGAGAGCTGATAAGCCAAAGGTCAGCTTTAAAAAGGAGGAAGATAAACAAGTCAAGTCTCAATCGGACTGTGTTGGTGAAGTTGAGATTAAAGAGGCTGCTCCTGATGCTGCTACTGATACCGTGGTTAATAGGAATGACGTGGAAGGCAGGAGTGCTCACGCTGTAGTTCGGGCTGCGATACGTAGCTTTTATACTCATTATCTGCATTTTGTTCAG GAAGAGGAAAAGAGGTGCGGAAAAGTAGAGGCTGACATTGAGTCTGTAAAAGATGATTCAAAAACTAAG AAAATTGTGAAGAAAGGTGATTCACCTAAAGAGAACAGCAAGAGAAGCTCTAAGCGCCCTGATTCCAAGGCTCTGGTAAAG AAAACTGTGACAAAAGGCGATGCACAAAAGGAAAACAGCAAGCACAGCTCTAGGCGCCCTGATCTAAAGGCACTGACGAAG ATGCTGGAAACAGGATCGGCATTACGCCCAAATAGGATTGGGTCTATTCCAG GAATTGATGTTGGACATCAGTTCTTTTCTAGAGCCGAAATGGTTGCTGCTGGATTCCACAACCATTGGTTAAATGGAATAGACTAT ATCGAGGATCTTAGCCGTTATACATTACCTATAACTGTGGCGATCGTTATATCCGGCCAGTATGAGGATGATCTGGATAATTGCGAAGATGTAATTTATACTGGTCAAGGTGGTAATAATCTACTTGGCAACAAACAGCAAATTGGTGATCAAAAGTTAGAGCGTGGTAATTTAGGACTCAAG AATTCACTGGATCAAAAAGTGCCCGTGAGAGTTATTCGTGGTCACGAATCTAAGATTAGCTATGTGGGGAAGGTTTACACATATGACGGCTTGTATGAG GTTGTCAATTACTGGGCGGAAACAGGCATTTCTGGCTTTACAGTTTATAAGTTTCGGCTCAAGAGGCTTGAAGGTCAGCCTTCTTTGACCACAGCTCAG GTCCAGTTTACCCGTGGGCAAATTCCCAATTCCATTTCTGAAATACGCGG GCTGGTTTGCGAGGACATTTCTGGAGGCCAAGAAATTATTCCTATCCGAGCAACAAATGTGGTAGATGATCCCCCTGTTGCACCAACAG GATTCACCTATTGTACCAAAATAGAAGTACCAAAAAGCGTTAAGCTACCCACCCAAGTTCCTGGATGTGCGTGCAGGGGTAACTGTGTAAATTCCAGAAATTGCATCTGTGCTACGCTCAATGGAACTGACTTTGCCTATGTGAATCGTGACGGAGGCAG AATAATTGAGCCAAAGGCTGTTGTGTTTGAATGTGGGCCAAACTGTGGCTGTGGTCCCGAGTGCGTTAATAGAACTTCTCAGAGGGGGCTTAGGTACCGGCTCGAG GTTTTTCGTACTGCTAAAAAGGGATGGGCTGTTAGATCCTGGGATTTTATTCCTTCGGGTGCCCCGGTTATTGAGTACATCGGGAAGTTAAGGAAGACTTCTGATGTCGATATTGACCCCGAGAACAATTACTTATTTGACATTGACTGCTTGCAAACAATGAAAGGTTTAGATGGCAGAGAG AAGCGAGTGGGAGATGTTCCTTTACCTTCTTACATGGTTAGTGATGACGATATGGACAATGGGCCAGAGTATTGCTTAGATGCAGGCAATAGTGGCAATGTTGCTAGGTTTATTAATCATAGTTGTCAACCAAATCTGTTTGTGCAATGTGTGTTGAACACACACCATGATGCAAAGCTGGCTCGGGTTGTGCTATTTGCATCCGATAACATACCACCTCTAAAG GAGCTCTCGTATGACTATGGATATGCTCTTGATAGCGTACTTGGTCCAGACGGGGAAATAAAAAAGCTTGAGTGCTTTTGTGGGGCAGCAGATTGTAGGAAGCGTATGTTTTAA